Proteins co-encoded in one Echeneis naucrates chromosome 22, fEcheNa1.1, whole genome shotgun sequence genomic window:
- the LOC115035925 gene encoding nuclear factor 7, ovary-like — translation MTTLTVTSEDLCCRVCQEVFRHPVLLSCSHSFCKDCLKGWWRENTDRLCPVCKRRSSKEDPPVNLALKNLCETFLQRRDQRPSESLCSRHSEKLRLFCLDHQQPVCLICRDSEKHTDHTFRPIDEAAQQHKKNLEESLEPLKEKLRALKQVQVEFGQTAEHIKVQARHTERQIKEQFEKLQQFLKEEEEARMAALREEEEQKSRRMKEKMEALSRQIAALSDTVRATEDELRAEDVSFLLNYKAAVERVQKPPLLDDPHLDPGALIDQAKHLGNLTFNIWHNMKDVVSYSPLLLDPNSAGPKLILSEDLTSLRQGQKLQLPDNPERVSLSCCVLSSEGFNSGRHSWDVQVGDSRAWALGVCSESIQRKGLAFWTESWSLWFFGGEYKVKSPSTPFTVLPKQKKLHRIRVNLDIDGEKLSFSDPDTNTHLHTFTHTFTKKMFPFICNSDKFSVQMLPRTVSVMVEQSS, via the exons ATGACAACTCTGACAGTTACCTCT GAGGATCTCTGCTGTCGGGTCTGTCAGGAGGTCTTCAGACATCCTGTTCTTCTGtcctgcagccacagcttcTGTAAAGATTGTCTGAAGGGCTGGTGGAGAGAGAACACAGATCGACTGTGTCCAGTTTGCAAGAGAAGATCTTCAAAGGAAGATCCACCTGTTAACTTGGCGTTGAAGAACCTGTGTGAGACCTTTTTACAGCGTAGAGACCAGAGACCTTCAGAATCTCTCTGCAGTCGGCACTCTGAGAAACTCAGACTCTTCTGTCTGGACCATCAGCAGCCAGTGTGTCTCATCTGCAGAGATTCAGAGAAACACACCGACCACACATTCAGACCCATCGATGAAGCTGCTCAACAACACAAGAAGAACCTCGAGGAAAGTCTGGAGCCTTTAAAGGAGAAGTTAAGGGCTTTGAAACAAGTTCAAGTGGAGTTtggtcaaacagctgaacacattAAGGTCCAGGCccgacacacagagaggcagattAAGGAGCAGTTTGAGAAGCTTCAGCAGTTTctaaaggaggaagaggaggccaggatGGCTGcactgagggaggaagaggagcagaagagtcggaggatgaaggagaagatggaggctCTGAGCAGACAGATAGCAGCTCTTTCAGACacagtcagagccacagaggacgagctgagagctgaagacGTCTCATTCCTGCTCAACTACAAGGCTGCAGTGGAAAGAGTCCAGAAGCCCCCCCTGCTGGACGATCCTCATCTGGACCCAGGAGCTCTGATAGACCAGGCCAAACATCTGGGCAACCTGACCTTCAACATCTGGCACAACATGAAGGACGTGGTCTCCTACAGTCCTCTGCTTCTGGACCCAAACTCTGCTGGTCCAAAACTCATCCTGTCTGAAGATCTGACCAGTTTGAGACAAGGACAGAAACTGCAGCTTCCTGACAATCCAGAGAGGGTCAGTTTGTCCTGCTGTGTCCTGAGCTCCGAGGGTTTTAACTCAGGACGTCACAGCTGGGATGTCCAGGTTGGAGACAGTAGAGCCTGGGCACTGGGTGTGTGTTCAGAGTCCATCCAGAGGAAGGGATTGGCCTTCTGGACTGAATCATGGAGCTTATGGTTCTTTGGAGGTGAATACAAAGTGAAGTCACCATCAACTCCATTCACTGTTCTCCCAAAGCAGAAGAAGCTCCACAGGATCAGAGTGAATTTGGACATTGATGGAGAAAAACTGTCGTTCTCTGATCCTGATActaacacacacttacacaccttcacacacactttcacgAAGAAGatgtttccatttatttgtAATTCTGATAAATTCTCTGTCCAGATGTTACCACGGACGGTCTCTGTGATGGTGGAACAGAGCAGTTAG